A region from the Kribbella shirazensis genome encodes:
- a CDS encoding GNAT family N-acetyltransferase has product MTVTIRDATDADWPAIWPFFREIVTARETYTYDPEMTEEQARALWMSPSNSPLARTTVAVDADGTVLGSANMYPNRPGPGAHVASASFMVDGRARGQGVGRALCEDMIAWARQSRFRSIQFNAVVETNEPAVHLWQSLGFRIAGTVPEAFDHPRLGYVGLHVMYRPLP; this is encoded by the coding sequence ATGACTGTGACTATCAGAGACGCGACCGACGCCGACTGGCCGGCCATCTGGCCGTTCTTCCGTGAGATCGTCACCGCACGGGAGACCTACACGTACGACCCGGAGATGACCGAGGAGCAGGCGCGGGCGCTCTGGATGTCGCCGTCGAACTCGCCGCTCGCCCGCACCACCGTCGCGGTCGATGCCGACGGCACCGTTCTCGGCAGCGCGAACATGTACCCGAACCGCCCCGGCCCGGGTGCCCACGTCGCCAGCGCGAGCTTCATGGTCGACGGCAGGGCCCGCGGGCAGGGCGTCGGCCGGGCGCTGTGCGAGGACATGATCGCGTGGGCCCGCCAGTCAAGGTTCCGCTCGATCCAGTTCAACGCGGTCGTGGAGACCAACGAGCCCGCCGTACACCTGTGGCAGTCGCTCGGGTTCCGGATCGCCGGCACCGTCCCGGAGGCCTTCGACCACCCCAGACTCGGGTACGTCGGCCTGCACGTGATGTACCGCCCGCTGCCGTGA
- a CDS encoding calcium:proton antiporter, with amino-acid sequence MTDSVIRGLPRWTLAVPPLAFVVLLATWHRDLGAVLLILVCLGLGAAVIAAVHHAEVVAHRVGEPFGTLILALAVTIIEVALIVTLMASGGDKAASLARDTVFAAVMITCNGILGLSLVVGSLRHRVQEFRVQASYSVLTVMIALVTLSLVLPTFTTSAEGPQFSSAQLAFAGVTSLALYGVFVFIQTIRHRDYFLPVRPDGHVDEDEDHHAAAPSGKTALLSLSLLFVCLISVVGLAKTVSPKLESAVESAGAPLAVVGVVIALLVLLPETVAAVRAALRNRLQTSVNLALGSALASIGLTIPAIAVASIWLSGPLVLGLGGKELVLFALTVVTSMLTLATGRATLLQGAVHLAVFSAFLFLAVSP; translated from the coding sequence ATGACAGACTCCGTGATCCGAGGGCTGCCGCGCTGGACCCTGGCCGTGCCGCCGCTCGCCTTCGTCGTCCTGCTCGCCACCTGGCACCGCGATCTCGGTGCGGTCCTGCTGATCCTGGTCTGTCTCGGCCTCGGCGCCGCGGTGATCGCCGCCGTACACCATGCCGAGGTCGTCGCGCATCGTGTCGGCGAACCGTTCGGCACGCTGATCCTCGCGCTCGCGGTGACGATCATCGAGGTCGCGCTGATCGTCACGCTGATGGCGTCCGGCGGCGACAAGGCCGCGTCACTGGCCCGTGACACTGTGTTCGCCGCGGTGATGATCACCTGCAACGGGATCCTCGGGCTGTCGCTCGTCGTCGGTTCGCTGCGGCATCGCGTGCAGGAGTTCCGCGTGCAGGCGTCGTACTCCGTGCTCACGGTGATGATTGCGCTGGTGACGCTGAGTCTGGTGCTGCCGACGTTCACCACGAGTGCGGAGGGGCCACAGTTCAGCTCGGCGCAGCTCGCGTTCGCTGGTGTGACGTCACTGGCGCTGTACGGCGTTTTCGTGTTCATCCAGACGATCCGGCACCGGGACTACTTCCTCCCGGTGCGTCCCGACGGGCACGTCGACGAGGACGAGGACCATCACGCCGCCGCGCCGAGCGGGAAGACCGCGCTGCTCAGCCTCAGCTTGCTGTTCGTCTGCCTGATCTCGGTGGTCGGGCTCGCCAAGACCGTGTCGCCGAAGCTGGAATCCGCGGTCGAGTCGGCCGGCGCCCCGCTGGCGGTGGTCGGTGTCGTGATCGCGCTGCTCGTGCTGCTGCCGGAGACGGTTGCCGCAGTGCGGGCGGCACTGCGGAACCGTCTCCAGACCAGCGTCAACCTGGCGCTCGGCTCAGCGCTCGCGAGCATCGGCCTGACCATTCCCGCGATCGCGGTCGCCTCGATCTGGCTGAGCGGGCCGCTCGTCCTCGGGCTCGGCGGCAAGGAACTGGTCCTGTTCGCGCTGACCGTCGTGACCAGCATGCTCACCCTCGCCACCGGCCGGGCGACGCTGTTGCAGGGCGCCGTTCATCTCGCGGTGTTCAGCGCGTTCCTGTTCCTTGCGGTAAGCCCCTGA
- a CDS encoding ankyrin repeat domain-containing protein — translation MPTRNLPNDPNLDYLRGQAKSLLKGVRAGDRAAVALADEFHPVQTLADAQLVIARSYGFPSWPRIVRHLELVDRYSRSPHRQSVGGPLDTPQQRADEFLRLATLHYGQDDPARQQAARELLDRFPDVAQSNIYTQVVAGDLDGVRRNLAQASVEGGPYRWEPLLYLAYSRLDAPNQLEIARLLLEHGADPNAGYLWQGLPSPFTALTGVFGRGEGDQPPHRHRVELARLLLDAGADPNDSQTMYNCGPGCPPPYDDVHLELLLEYGLGRGDGGPWHERLTTAHPTPRQLLEDELVFASWAGLLHRAELVLAQGTDPEGVGTRHPVFGGERPYELAAVQGHTEIADLLRAKGAAPLDEVHEVYAAAMRGEMPDVDAALAARAVARQPHLPVRAAEIGRAAAMEPLQRLGYDLSRVSGGAAPIHRAALNGHLETVRTLIELGADPELRDPNYNGNALSWAEHSKQQAVADYLRGLPQGTGTR, via the coding sequence ATGCCGACCCGGAATCTTCCGAACGATCCGAACCTGGACTACCTGCGCGGTCAGGCCAAATCCCTGCTCAAAGGCGTCCGCGCCGGCGACCGTGCCGCAGTCGCCCTGGCCGACGAGTTCCACCCCGTGCAGACGCTCGCGGACGCACAGCTCGTGATCGCCCGCAGCTACGGCTTCCCGAGCTGGCCGCGCATCGTGCGCCATCTGGAACTGGTCGACCGCTACAGCCGTTCGCCCCATCGGCAGTCCGTCGGCGGACCGCTCGACACGCCGCAGCAGCGCGCCGACGAGTTCCTCCGCCTCGCGACCCTGCACTACGGGCAGGATGATCCGGCCCGCCAGCAGGCCGCCCGCGAGCTCCTGGACCGCTTCCCTGACGTTGCGCAGAGCAACATCTACACCCAGGTGGTGGCCGGTGACCTGGACGGCGTACGCCGAAACCTCGCGCAGGCAAGCGTGGAAGGCGGACCCTACCGCTGGGAACCGTTGCTCTACCTCGCCTACAGCCGCCTCGACGCCCCGAACCAACTGGAGATCGCCCGCCTGCTCCTCGAGCACGGCGCCGACCCGAACGCCGGCTACCTCTGGCAGGGTCTGCCATCACCGTTCACCGCCCTCACCGGCGTGTTCGGCCGCGGCGAGGGCGATCAACCGCCGCACCGCCACCGTGTCGAACTGGCACGGCTCCTCCTCGACGCCGGCGCCGACCCGAACGACAGCCAGACCATGTACAACTGCGGTCCCGGTTGTCCCCCGCCGTACGACGATGTGCACCTGGAGTTGCTGCTCGAATACGGACTCGGCCGTGGTGACGGCGGACCGTGGCACGAGCGGCTGACGACCGCGCATCCGACCCCACGGCAACTGCTCGAGGACGAGCTGGTCTTCGCGTCCTGGGCCGGTCTGCTGCACCGCGCCGAACTGGTACTTGCCCAGGGCACCGATCCGGAGGGCGTCGGCACCAGGCACCCGGTGTTCGGCGGCGAACGGCCGTACGAACTGGCCGCTGTTCAAGGGCACACGGAGATCGCCGACCTGCTGCGCGCGAAAGGCGCCGCACCGTTGGACGAGGTCCACGAGGTATACGCCGCTGCGATGCGTGGTGAGATGCCTGACGTCGACGCCGCACTCGCCGCTCGCGCGGTCGCTCGCCAGCCACACCTCCCGGTGCGGGCGGCCGAGATCGGACGGGCCGCAGCGATGGAACCGTTGCAGCGGCTCGGCTACGACCTGAGCCGGGTCTCGGGCGGAGCAGCGCCGATCCATCGCGCCGCGCTGAACGGCCATCTGGAGACGGTCCGGACGCTGATCGAGCTCGGCGCGGACCCGGAACTGCGCGACCCCAACTACAACGGGAACGCGTTGAGTTGGGCCGAGCACAGCAAGCAGCAGGCGGTGGCCGACTACCTCAGGGGCTTACCGCAAGGAACAGGAACGCGCTGA
- a CDS encoding YybH family protein — translation MKEKDLDRWVDRYRKAWESNDPADIAALWTEDAAWYRRPDEDPVLGRDAIVAAWLEVADGPGETAFEYQVLGFGDGVGFVRGWTTYLTNPPSEFSNLWVIRLEKDRAYEFTEWWMEKPQ, via the coding sequence ATGAAGGAGAAGGACCTCGACCGCTGGGTCGACAGGTACCGGAAGGCGTGGGAGAGCAACGATCCCGCGGACATCGCCGCGCTCTGGACCGAGGACGCTGCCTGGTACCGGCGGCCCGACGAGGACCCGGTGCTCGGCCGGGACGCGATCGTGGCGGCCTGGCTCGAGGTCGCGGACGGGCCGGGCGAGACGGCCTTCGAGTACCAGGTGCTCGGATTCGGCGACGGGGTCGGGTTCGTCCGCGGGTGGACGACGTACCTGACCAATCCCCCGAGCGAGTTCAGCAACCTGTGGGTGATCCGGCTGGAGAAGGACCGCGCGTACGAGTTCACCGAGTGGTGGATGGAGAAGCCGCAGTGA
- a CDS encoding amidohydrolase family protein — protein MTSWVFEGTVLPSGDTTRLTFGADADGERLPGRYGVPGLVDAHCHLTMAPGTNGPVLRGADFAADRLGELADAGVSAVRDVGGNRDVTLHLARTADDSRPLVLAAGRFLAPEGRYFPDAYEPVAPEDLLAAVESEIADGATWLKLVGDFPEVGPDGPIRGSKVSPSYDVTVVEAMVELAHARNVRVAAHVNTGHVTELIRAGVDSVEHGTALTERDLETLGSRGGAWTPTLCASIGPHPGETPEQASRRQARSEYLASVLPLAERYGVRVLTGSDVVGTVAAEIDLLVKHGLSVEQAIAAGSTGAQEYLGLSGAGNLVTYDADPRAHPGVLARPAAVVLNHRRIA, from the coding sequence ATGACGAGCTGGGTCTTCGAGGGCACCGTCCTCCCTTCCGGTGACACCACCCGTCTCACGTTCGGCGCGGACGCGGACGGCGAGCGGTTGCCCGGGCGGTACGGCGTACCGGGCCTGGTCGACGCGCACTGTCACCTGACGATGGCGCCCGGCACCAACGGGCCGGTCCTGCGCGGCGCGGACTTCGCGGCCGACCGACTCGGCGAGCTCGCCGACGCCGGCGTCAGCGCGGTCCGGGACGTGGGCGGCAACCGGGACGTCACCCTGCACCTCGCGCGGACCGCCGACGACAGCCGCCCGCTCGTCCTCGCGGCCGGCCGGTTCCTGGCGCCGGAGGGCCGCTACTTCCCGGACGCGTACGAGCCGGTCGCCCCGGAGGACCTGCTCGCCGCGGTCGAGAGCGAGATCGCCGACGGCGCGACCTGGCTCAAACTGGTCGGCGACTTCCCCGAGGTCGGCCCGGACGGCCCGATCCGGGGCAGCAAGGTGAGCCCGTCGTACGACGTCACCGTGGTCGAGGCGATGGTCGAGCTGGCCCACGCCCGCAACGTACGGGTCGCGGCGCACGTCAACACCGGCCACGTCACCGAGCTGATCCGGGCCGGCGTCGACTCGGTCGAGCACGGTACGGCGCTCACCGAGCGGGACCTGGAGACGCTCGGTTCCCGTGGTGGCGCGTGGACACCGACGCTCTGCGCCTCGATCGGCCCGCACCCGGGCGAGACCCCCGAGCAGGCGAGCCGGCGGCAGGCGCGGTCGGAGTACCTCGCGTCGGTCCTTCCCCTCGCCGAGCGGTACGGCGTCCGCGTGCTGACCGGATCCGACGTGGTCGGGACCGTCGCCGCAGAGATCGACCTGCTCGTCAAGCACGGACTGTCCGTCGAGCAGGCCATCGCCGCCGGATCCACCGGCGCCCAGGAGTACCTCGGCCTGAGCGGTGCCGGCAACCTCGTCACGTACGACGCCGACCCGCGCGCGCATCCCGGCGTACTCGCCCGGCCGGCTGCTGTCGTCCTCAACCACCGACGGATCGCGTGA
- a CDS encoding DCC1-like thiol-disulfide oxidoreductase family protein — translation MRELTVLYDAGCGLCRRFKDWLAAQTPAPDGCGGVVRLRFVAAGSADARARYPALDHAATLRDVTVVADDGSVYVGDRAWIVCLWATGEHRHTAVRLASPAMRPVAKAMVQAAAGLRRLSGGDYADECDGRCDRQGRADA, via the coding sequence GTGCGCGAACTGACGGTTCTGTACGACGCCGGGTGCGGACTGTGCCGCCGGTTCAAGGACTGGCTCGCCGCGCAGACCCCGGCGCCGGACGGGTGCGGCGGGGTGGTGCGTCTGCGGTTCGTCGCGGCGGGGTCGGCGGATGCGCGGGCGCGCTACCCCGCGCTCGACCACGCGGCCACGTTGCGGGACGTGACGGTGGTCGCGGACGACGGTTCGGTGTACGTCGGCGATCGCGCCTGGATCGTGTGCCTGTGGGCCACGGGGGAGCACAGACACACCGCAGTACGACTGGCGAGCCCGGCGATGCGGCCGGTCGCGAAGGCGATGGTGCAGGCGGCGGCCGGCCTGCGCCGGCTGAGCGGAGGTGATTACGCTGACGAATGTGACGGACGGTGCGACCGCCAAGGGCGAGCAGACGCGTGA
- a CDS encoding TetR family transcriptional regulator, giving the protein MTDGATAKGEQTRELILSTALRLFREQGYGKTTMRAIANEAGVSVGNAYYYYGSKDHLMQAYYDLLQDQHREAVEPVLAAEKSFVPRLTGVLHAWLEVSAPYHEFAGTFFKTAADPRSPLSPFSEESRPARDASVAVFRRVVDGSDLKLPADLRSELPELLWLLQMGIVLFWVHDRSENVRRTRTLIDRAVPLADRLLRLTRIPGVRGVVNDIVGLIRSVKA; this is encoded by the coding sequence GTGACGGACGGTGCGACCGCCAAGGGCGAGCAGACGCGTGAGCTGATCTTGTCGACCGCGCTGCGGCTGTTCCGGGAGCAGGGGTACGGCAAGACCACGATGCGCGCGATCGCCAACGAGGCGGGCGTGTCGGTGGGGAACGCGTACTACTACTACGGCTCCAAGGACCACCTGATGCAGGCGTACTACGACCTGCTCCAGGACCAGCATCGTGAGGCGGTCGAGCCGGTACTGGCCGCGGAGAAGTCGTTCGTGCCGCGGCTGACCGGCGTACTGCACGCCTGGCTTGAGGTGTCCGCGCCGTACCACGAGTTCGCCGGCACGTTCTTCAAGACGGCGGCGGATCCGCGCAGCCCGTTGTCGCCGTTCAGCGAGGAGTCGCGGCCGGCGCGGGATGCGAGTGTCGCGGTGTTCCGCCGGGTCGTGGACGGCTCCGACCTCAAGCTCCCGGCCGACCTCAGGTCCGAGTTGCCCGAGCTCCTCTGGCTGCTCCAGATGGGCATCGTGCTGTTCTGGGTCCACGACCGGTCCGAGAACGTCCGCCGGACCCGCACGCTCATCGACCGCGCCGTCCCGTTGGCGGACCGTCTGCTGCGCCTGACCCGGATCCCCGGCGTCCGCGGCGTCGTGAACGACATCGTCGGCCTGATCCGCTCGGTCAAGGCTTAG
- a CDS encoding DinB family protein, with protein sequence MTTEFRVDPPTVADERVLLQGFLDFHRGTLLWKLSGLSGEELVRRTVEPSSMSLIGLVRHLSEVEKYWIHRALAGHDSPPKYWTAEHPDGDFDLVTPEQAEQDLEDYREIVKLSDALAAQHPLDGTFIRPRYEDGYSVRWLYLHLIEEYARHNGHADLLRERLDGATGE encoded by the coding sequence GTGACGACTGAGTTCCGCGTGGATCCGCCGACCGTTGCCGACGAGCGCGTGCTGTTGCAGGGGTTCCTCGACTTCCACCGCGGGACCTTGCTCTGGAAGCTGTCCGGGCTGAGCGGCGAAGAGCTCGTACGACGGACCGTCGAGCCGTCGAGCATGTCGCTGATCGGGCTCGTGCGGCACCTGAGCGAGGTCGAGAAGTACTGGATCCATCGCGCACTGGCCGGCCACGACTCGCCACCGAAGTACTGGACCGCCGAGCACCCCGACGGCGACTTCGACCTCGTCACCCCCGAACAGGCCGAGCAGGATCTCGAGGACTACCGGGAGATCGTGAAGCTCTCGGACGCGCTCGCCGCGCAGCATCCGCTCGACGGAACCTTCATCCGTCCGCGCTACGAGGACGGGTACTCGGTCCGCTGGCTCTACCTGCACCTGATCGAGGAGTACGCCCGCCACAACGGCCACGCCGACCTCCTCCGGGAACGCCTCGACGGCGCCACGGGCGAGTAA
- a CDS encoding DEAD/DEAH box helicase, with amino-acid sequence MAARRPTSTTTHDQSASPSRRPTGDKPARDPRAGQNRPRRRRRSGAGRSQPTAEQPTAEQPLDVAISNEPVAVDNRTFAELGVPDRLVAALAAAGVSKPFPIQAATLPDSLAGKDVLGRGRTGSGKTYAFVLPVLARLAASGTKRRPNHPRALILAPTRELATQIQASITPLADLLGLRSMTIFGGVGHGPQISDLRKGADIVVACPGRLEDHITAGHAKLGAVEITVLDEADHMADLGFLPAVRRILEATPATAQRLLFSATLDAGVDVLVRRFMTKPVTHSVDSAQSPVARMTHHILHVEPDTRLPVLVDLTAAPGRSLVFTRTKYGAKALTRKLIAQGVPAVELHGNLSQGARTRNLEAFADGSAKTLVATDIAARGIHVDGVTLVIHADPPVEHKAYLHRSGRTARAGAEGTVVTLMTDDQVRDVRDLTRKAGIAAKVTKLTTGDPLLSDLAPGERTYVAPPEKPAAEPRAAGQRPAGQRSTGQRSTGQRSGGQRSGGQRSAGPSGRSSGQAQGQGRGRGRRRRPGRQAA; translated from the coding sequence ATGGCGGCCCGCCGCCCCACGTCTACAACCACGCACGACCAATCCGCCTCCCCGTCCCGCAGGCCCACCGGCGACAAGCCGGCCAGGGACCCGCGCGCCGGACAGAACCGGCCGCGTCGCCGCCGCCGTTCCGGCGCCGGACGCTCCCAGCCGACTGCCGAGCAGCCGACTGCCGAGCAGCCGCTGGATGTTGCTATCAGCAATGAACCCGTTGCTGTCGACAACCGCACGTTCGCCGAGCTCGGCGTCCCCGACCGCCTGGTGGCCGCCCTGGCTGCGGCCGGCGTGTCGAAACCGTTCCCGATCCAGGCGGCCACGTTGCCGGATTCCCTGGCCGGTAAGGACGTTCTCGGCCGCGGCCGCACGGGATCGGGCAAGACCTACGCGTTCGTCCTGCCCGTCCTGGCGAGGCTCGCGGCGAGTGGGACCAAGCGCCGGCCGAACCATCCGCGCGCGCTGATCCTCGCGCCGACCCGTGAGCTCGCCACCCAGATCCAGGCCTCGATCACCCCGCTCGCCGACCTCCTCGGCCTGCGCTCGATGACGATCTTCGGCGGTGTCGGGCACGGCCCGCAGATCAGCGACCTGCGCAAGGGCGCCGACATCGTGGTCGCCTGCCCGGGGCGGCTGGAGGACCACATCACCGCCGGTCACGCGAAGCTCGGCGCGGTGGAGATCACCGTGCTCGACGAGGCCGATCACATGGCCGACCTCGGCTTCCTTCCCGCCGTACGCCGGATCCTCGAGGCGACCCCTGCCACCGCCCAGCGGCTGTTGTTCTCGGCCACGCTGGACGCCGGCGTCGACGTCCTGGTCCGGCGTTTCATGACCAAACCGGTCACGCACAGCGTCGACTCGGCCCAGTCGCCGGTCGCCCGCATGACGCACCACATCCTGCACGTGGAGCCGGACACCCGGCTTCCGGTGCTGGTCGACCTGACCGCGGCGCCGGGACGATCGCTCGTGTTCACGCGGACGAAGTACGGCGCCAAGGCCCTGACCCGGAAGCTGATCGCCCAGGGCGTCCCAGCCGTCGAGCTGCACGGGAACCTGTCCCAGGGCGCCCGGACCCGGAACCTGGAGGCCTTTGCCGACGGTTCGGCGAAGACCCTGGTCGCGACCGACATCGCGGCCCGCGGCATCCACGTCGACGGCGTGACGCTGGTGATCCACGCGGACCCGCCGGTCGAGCACAAGGCGTACCTGCACCGGTCCGGCCGGACGGCCCGCGCCGGTGCCGAGGGGACGGTCGTCACGCTGATGACCGACGACCAGGTGCGCGACGTCCGCGACCTGACCCGCAAGGCCGGGATCGCGGCGAAGGTCACCAAGCTCACCACCGGCGACCCGCTGCTGTCCGACCTCGCCCCGGGCGAGCGGACGTACGTCGCACCGCCGGAGAAACCGGCCGCCGAGCCGCGCGCGGCCGGCCAGCGCCCCGCCGGGCAGCGCTCGACCGGGCAGCGATCCACCGGGCAGCGCTCTGGTGGTCAGCGATCCGGTGGTCAGCGATCCGCCGGTCCGTCGGGCCGGTCGTCCGGCCAGGCGCAGGGCCAAGGCCGGGGTCGCGGCCGCCGCCGTAGGCCCGGGCGGCAGGCTGCCTGA